The DNA window CCCAGATTTAACCATGATTGATGGAAACTAGAAAACTCAAGATTAGATTATCGACATACGATATTACCGCGGCTTGCATAACGTTAGCATACATAACACTTTTAGTAAAGCTAAGCTTTGAAAAGTTTTCAGGATTTCGCTACTCCAGCCTTGACTTGGGAATATTCACGCAATCCATGTCCGGCTTCCTCCACGGAAGGCCGCTTTTCAACACGGTCGAATGGCAGTTCCACGGGGCCCCCAACCACTTCGGAGTTCACTTCCAGCCGATAATGTTCCTACTCGTCCCAATGTTCTATCTGTTTCCATCGCCGAAGACGCTCCTAGCGGTTCAGAGCCTTGCCCTTGGAGCCTCCGTTTTCCTTGCATACCACCTCGCCAGAAAGCTTACCGATGAGAAAACGGCCATCGTTTTGACGGTTCTCTACGCCCTTAACTCGTCTCTCATCGGCATAAACCTCTTCGAATTTCACCCGGTAGCACTCGCGGTTCCACTGTTTATCCTCGCCACCATCTTTCTTGTTGAGGATAGAAAAGGCGCCTTCGCCCTCACCGCCATTTTCATCCTTTCGGCCAAGGAGGATGCTTTCATCGGAGTGGCATCGCTGTCGCTCTGGTGGGCGTTCAGGGAGGGGCTTTCTCTTAAAAATGCGAGAAGAAACCGGTCTCTCCTCGTAATGGCTGCCGTTTCAGTGCTCTACGGGCTGATCGTTATTTTCTTCGTGATTCCCCACTTTGGCAACGACTACCTATACGGGGGCCTGTACTCACACCCATCAATTGGAAGCAGGAAGATCCTCTACTTCCTCCTGTTCAATCTGACGTTTGGTCTTCTTCCGCTTTTACTGCCCCGAAACGCACTCCTGCTGACACTCCCGTGGCTCGAAAGTCTCCTCGCCTCCCGACCCAGCCAGACGGCATTTGGATTCCACTATCCGTATATGCTCGTCCCCCTGTCATTCACCGCTGCAGTTTCCGCACTGCGGGAGCTGGAACTCAGGAGGATTCTCTCGGTTCTGGTGGTCGTTGGGCTGATGGCCTCAATGGCAACGATGCCCGTGGCCGAAAAGCCCCCAAGAACCCAGAATCCCCTGATTCACTATTCGGTTCTCGAACCCATTCCCGGCGCTGAACCGGCGCGGCCCGTCATCCAGATGCTCATGGGAAGCAACCTCTCCGTTTACACCCAGCCAAACTTCTATCCGGCGCTCGCCCTGAAGGAAAACGTGTACGTCTACCCCAACGGAATCAGGCCGGATGCGGTTCTCGTTGACGTTAGAACGTACCAGGGAAGGCTTTACCTAGGGAGAGTGATGAGGACGGTTAGGGAAAAGTACCGTCTCGTCTACTCCAGGGAGGGCGTGAGGCTGTACGTTAGGGAGGGGTTGAACGTCTCAGTTTCTGGGCGGGTGCCCCCGGAACCCTAAGATATGGGCCGGAAAAAGCAAACAGCGGTTCTATCCGCGAACAGATCCAACCGACGAGAGGTTCGTTAAGGAGCACCAGCTCCGGCTTTCCGAGGTTCACAGGATACAGGCTACAGCTCCTGAACTTCTTTGTGGGGTTCTCGCGGTTATCATCGTTTCCTCCCCTCCACGAGCAGGATCACCGCCAGAAGAAGGGCGCTCACTCCCCCCAGGCAGTACCGGATGTTGAGGACAGTTACAGATGGATACCTGTTGATCACCCTGACCGCCAGGGTAACCGGTGTCATCGACCCCACGGAGAGGTAGTAGGGGCCGGAGTGCTTCAGGAAGACCCTGCCCCTGAAACTGCCGGTCACGTTCCTCTCAAGGACTGCCCTGCCTCTCTCGGGGTCGAAAATCCTGACGGTGTATTCAGTCCCTTCGTCGGCGCTGGAGCTGAGCACGGCCATTCCGGAGGAGGGCACTACAATCCCCTGTCCCACGATGACGACCTCAGAAATCGGCTGGGTCATCGCGTTTTTCTCTATCGGAAACACCAGGATGGTCATGAGGACTATCGACAGCAGTACAGCCTTCAGGAGCCTCATGAGACGTCCCTCCACTCGCTGAGTATAAGGGCCACGCCGAGCATCACCGCCGGAAGGAGGAGCCCCATGTGGAAGGAACCGTCAAGGAACGCCGCTATCCTGTCGGAGGGGTAAAACTGGGTGGTGTAGGCCTTGAAGAACGCGTCGTCAATCACCGCTGGGGGAAGGCTCCTCAGTTTGAGCACGAGGGGGACGTAGAGGAGCGTGATGCTCCCGAGGAGGGAGGCGAAGGTGTTGGGTGAAAGCATCGCCACCAGGGCGGAAAGGGACACCACGTAGAGCACCATCATGGCCCAGTAGAGAAGATAACCTGCTAAAAAGCCCTCGTCGAAGAGTGCCCTTCCGATGAGGTCCGGTACATCACCGTGAATGTAGATGAAAGCCAGGAACGCAGGCAGGATTGAGGCGAGGAGGAGCAGTACCATCGCGGAGAGCGCCTTAGAGAGTACCACCGAGTGGTTCCTGACGGGCAGGCTGTAGACGCTCTTGGCAACCCTCGTATCCCTATCGTATCTTACCATCAGGGAGACAAGCAGGGCACCGGTGAGCGCGAATATCGTATACTCCTCGGTTCCCAGCCTCGGGAGCGTGAGACCGAGGGTCTTGGCCGATTCGGAGACGATTATCCCGTCCGGCCCGGTTACCATGAAGACCACGTCGTTGCCAGTCAGGCTGGAAAAGAAGGTAATGCCGAGCATGATGAATCCAAAGATGAAGACGATGAGGTTGTAGGGGTCCCCAAGCTCCCACCTTATCTGGGCCCTCATCGCCTCACCTCCTCAGTCTCAGGGCCAGGTAAACGGCCGCGACAACCCCGGCCAGGATACCCATCTTGACCCACAGGGAGCCGTTGTCCCTTCCTGCTTGACCGGGGACGTCATTGGTGGGTGATATTGGGAGGGTTTGAGTTTTACCGGGAACGCCGTTTTCGTCGGCCTTTGCCTTCTCCCCCGATTGTATGTCGTCCGCTCCACTCGAAGGGGGTGAGATGACGATTTCTGGATCCTGTCCTGCGGACTTCTTCTCCAGGCTTATCTCAACGGTCTTTGACTCGTTTGGGGTCAGGATTACCTCCAGGCTCTTCGTGAGGTAGCCGGGAGCCTTCACGGTTATGTTGTAGCGTCCGGGGCTGAGGGTGAGGTTTTTGGCTTCGACCTCCTTGCCGTTCAGGAGCACCGACGCGTTGTTCGGATACGTCACGACGTTGAGGGTCGCGTTGGCAGGGGAGAGCTTCAGGAAAACACTTGCACCCTCCGTAAGAACCACTGATTCTTTAGCCGAGAGATTGCCCCTCGAAGCTATGACCGTGTAGTTCCCGGATGGAAGGAACAGCGTGACGGGCGTGACGGCGAAGGCCCTTAGAACCCCGTCGGTAACCACGATGGAAGCGTTGCCCGGCTCGGAATTGACCTCAAGGGGAACAGCTCTCACCGCCTTTCTTTCCACCGTCAGCGCAGACTTTGCCTTTTCCATGTCCACGTTGATGTGGTACGTCTCGTTGGGGGCAACCTTCACGACGCTTTCGATCAGGTAGTGGTTCTCAGCTACCCCCACCGTATGGGTGTCGAGCCTGTGAATTACCGGAATCCGTATCGTTCCGTAGTAACCGATGGCGGTGGCGTTGTAGACGTCGTGGGGGAGTGCCGGGACGTAGAGGCCCATAGGAGTATAGAAGACGTACCTATTGTGGCCCCCGTTGATGTAGAACGTTAGGCCCTCGGGAACGGAGGTTATCTCCAGTCGCGCCCAGGAGACGAGGTAGGTGGCATTTTTAACACTTTCTTGTCGTTCGCTTCCCCCGGGGTACACTTCGACGTAGAAAATACAGGGTTTCCCGTCATCGTTTCCAATGTGCATGAAGGTTCCATTGAGGGTTATGTACACCTCGTCCCTTCCCCGCACTGCGAGGCCCATTGGATAGGGGTTCGATACGTTGAGATACCCGGAGTTGCTTCCACACCCACCTGGGAACGCAAACGGATTGAAGGGCGGGTTGAGCTTCTCCTGGCTGTAGTTGGCGCTCTCGTTGAAGATTGCCCTTATGGACACGATTCCCTCCCCGGAAACTGCCTCCGCAATCTCACTGGGGTTTACACGAATTATTGTGGCTGTTTCGGTCATCACTGAAACCTGGGCAACCACCGTGACGTTTCCGATTATCCTGATGGTGTAGTTCCCCGGTTTGAGCACCAGGCCAACGGGAGTGGCGTAAGAGCCCACTCCTACTATATCAGCTACCAGGCCACTGGGCGCCTCAACGAACAGGTAGCCGGGCCTCTCCATCGCGCTTTCTTCGGCCGAATACGCGGGGGGAACGAGCAGACCGGCCACCAAAAATGCCAGGAAAATGGCCTTCCATCTCACCGCTTCCACCTCCTTTCCGTCCACAAAGCTATCATAGTGAGAACGACGAGCGAGAGAGCGAAGAAGTACTTAACCGGCGTCGAAGGTGAACGTCCGCTTCCATAGTCGGGCAGCTTGACGTTGGTGTCGTAGAGGTTGAAGCCCTGCGCCCACCACTCCCTGTCGTCCTTCCCTTCCTCGATGAGCCTCTCAAGCTTCCGGGAGTTTACCATATCAAGGGCGATTGCGCCTATCACTCCCAGAATTGTAGTTTCCGGCGCCATGTCAACGAGGAGCGTTGTTATAAGGAGACCTGTATCGAGTTCGTAAATCAGCTCCGTCGTGACAACGTGGCCATTTCCAGTCGTCAGGTCATAGATAATGTATGCTCCCCTGCTCTCAACAAACAGGTAGGGTGGGATAAAGTCCCTGTAGTGAGTGTGAAGGATTTTATCCTCTATCCAGGTGAACGAAACGTTGGTTACAACGATATCGTCCGAGTGGAGATTGTATTTTTTCAGGAAAGCAGGGGCGAGAAGATAGTCCCCCTTTCTTGGCGGGTGGGCGGGGTCTATAAAGAACATGGGCGATCCGATTGGAGTGCCGTCTTCTTCATAGTATGTCATGTCGCTCAGATTAAGGATAAGGATTTTTGACAGAATCAGACGAGGAAGGATTTCACCCGGCCCCGTGCTCACGTTGTTCATTTCAAGCGTAACCCTCACGAGAGCCGTTTCGTTCGTAACGTTGAGAATCTCAAAAGTCAGGTACGAATCCCCCGTAACAAAAAGCGATATCATGGTGCGGTTGTCGATTTTGAAGAGGCCGGAATCCCCTTCATAGAGCTCTTTAACCTCATTATAAGCGTCCGTTGGAAGGAGTCTCGGCCAGATCATGAAGACGTTTACCTCGTTTTTCTCAGGATTGAGAGGCATTTTCATTGCGTATTTGATGTAGGCTCCCTCCTTGAACCAGTATGGCACCCTCGAAGCCTGTGACAATTGAGTGAATGGTGTAGACACCAAGAAAAAAACAATAAAAAAGGTGAGGAATTTTTTCAAGTCTTCCCCCTCCAGCTTTTGCCCCATTTATCCGAAGGCAATTAGGAATGTCTGCAAATGCTTCGTCGATCATTCCGTTCCTTATGTACTTCACTCTAGCATAGGAAATGCGCGGGTCTCTAACAAGATGACATTAGTAATGACTGTACAGAGACTTATAAATTTTACCATCTATATTATTAAATTATTTTGTTTACTCAGGGTTTGTCCTAGCAACCACAACGGAAAGAAGAAATTGGAAACAACCTAAAGCTCGCCCCTCCCCTCAAAAAATGCCTCAAGCTCCTCGTCGCTTATTTCGTCGTCAGCTTCCGTGTAGCCTAGTTCCCTCTTCTGGAGTTCTATGAGGTCCGGAGTTAGGAGTAGCCTTCCGTCCAGCTTCGGCACGGCGTAGTGGAGCGTTATCTCGCTGAACTCGTCCAGCTTTATCGTTGGGTTCAGCTCGTACTCTATCTCCTCCAGCCTCTTTCCTTCGGCTATAAGCTTCGCCACTATCGCCGAGCCGTCTATGGAGAACTGCACGCTCCCTATGTGCCTTGCCTTCGCCCCTTCGATCTTCTCGGTTATGAACTTCTTGGTCTTTCCGGTGAACTCGAAGTCACCGAGGATTCCGCCGACGACTATTATGCTGTCCTCCTCGATGTCCTCTGGTTTCAGCTCCTCCTCTGCGAAGGGGTCGAGGATTATGAGCTTCGAGCGGTCGAAGGGGAACTCCGTGACGCTCTGGGACAAAACGCTCCCCAGCTTCGCGAGTTCTTCCCTCTCGTGCGGCTCCACGTTGGTGAATATCAGCTTCTCCCCCCACCACTCGCTCGCGTGTCTGTACTCCAGGAGAACCCAGTCGCGCAGTTCCTCCAGGTGTTCTATGAGCAGGTACGGCATGAGCACCACCACGCCCGCTTTGCCCCTTGGTCTTAAAAGCCTGCCGACTTCACGGAACTGCCCAGTTAGGGTTTTAACATGGAGCGGGGAGTTACGGCCATGAGCTTCCGGAAGAAGTACGCCAAGCTGGGCGAGAGGTACGAGAGGATAGACGGCCCCCTGGAGAGGTTCTTCGACCCGCTGAGGAGGAAGGCGGCTCGCTACGTCACGGGCAGGGTTCTCGAAATCGGCGTCGGCACGGGGTTCATGCTTCCCTACTATCCCAAGGACATAGAACTCCACGCAATAGATGCCGTTCCAGAGATGGTGAAAGTGGCGGAGAGAAGGGCCAGAAAACTTGGCCTGAACGCCCGCTTTTACGTTATGGACGCCGAGAACCTGGAGTTTCCAGACGGGAGCTTTGACACCGTTGTGAGCACCTTCGTCTTCTGCACCGTTCCCATCCCTGAGAGGGCAATGGAGGAAATCCGCCGCGTCCTTAAGCCCGGCGGAAGGGCGATCTTCCTGGAGCACACACGGAGCGACTGCAGACTTTTGAACTGGCTGTTTCTCAGGCCCCTCGACGTTCTCCTCGGTCTTCTGCTTGAGGACAACACGCTGAGGGAAACACACGAACTCGTGAGGAGACACCTAGAGGTCGATCACGAGGAAAGCCACTACCGTGGGATAGTGAGGTTCATCGTTGCCAGGAAACCCGGGACGTGAGGTAAAACTTTTAAAGGCACGGATGGTTAATAATACCGGGCTGGACGGAGCGGTGGTAGTCTAGCCTGGTCTAGGACACCGGCCTCCCAAGCCGGTAACCCGGGTTCGAATCCCGGCCACCGCACCACAATTCATTTCTTATCGTGCTTCAGTTGCTCCTCAAGATTCTCCACGGGCAGAAGTTCGGAGGACAGTATATTGAATATCCTTCCACTCAGCGCTTCCCGGTCGAGGGTGACTATAATTATCCCCCTGTTCAGGACGGAGATATCCTTGAGGGTGGTCAGGAACTTGAGAACCGCCTCCTCACCGTTCTCAAGGATCAGGTACTCCACACAGTCGATGAATATGACCTTATCCATGTCCGCACTTTCGAGGAATCTGCGGAGTTTGTCGAGAAGATACGAGAGCCTCGTTGGTGTAACCGCCTCCCCATGGGGGACCTTCGAAACCCAGATGACGGGGATTATCTTCAGCCCCAGTTTTTTCCTAAACACCTCCGGCGGATCTCTGCTAACAGCAAGCCCCGGAAGGCGATACCTGCGGACGAGATTAACGAAGGTGCTTTCACATTTTTCCTGAGATCCCCAGTACCCACCGTAGTTCAGTGAATCCACCGGCTCCACCGCTATGGGGACTATCATGTATCTCCCCCGTGCAAACGGTAGGTATATCATAACTGAGGACAAAAACAGGAGCAGCGCCCCAATCAGCAGCAGAACCGACCGGACAGCCAAGTACGTGGGGTCGTTGTTGAGCACGACGGTTCTCAGTAGAACTCCAATAATCTGAGCAACTCCAACCAGAAAAAACGCCGCTATGAGAACGTTAAAGGCACGTATAAACCCACTGAATCCGAGGTTCCTTCGAATTTTAGCGCCCATCTCCAGAAGGACTGCAATTATAGCTACCGAGAACACCAAGACCAGAAGATCACGGACGAAATAACCCCAGTCCACAACCACCGACATATTATACAATATACACCAGAAAATATTTAAAGATTTCCGGAGGAAGTCGCGGCTTACTTTAGCTTTTCAAGGATTATTGCCGGGCAAACTTTGGTAACGCCCTCTATCTTGCCTATCTTGTTGGATATTATGTCGGAGAGGTCCTCCCCGTCCTTGGCCCAGACCTCTGTCATTATCATGTGGTCGCCGCTGGTGAGGTAGACGCTCCTGACGAAGTCAAACTCCTTTAACTTGCTCGCAACGTCGAATATCTTCTCGGGAAGCGTATCAACGCCCGTCAGGCTGACGAGGTTGTACCCGAGCTTTGAGGGGTCAACGACGACGGTGTACTGCCTTATGACGCCCGCCTCCTCCAGGGCCTTAACCCGCTTCCTGACGGCCGTCTCGCTGATGCCAAGAACCTTGGCTATCTCCGTGAACGGGGTGCGGGCATCCTTGGTGAGCATCTCGATTATAATCCTGTCCCTTTCATCAAGCATTTTTCATCACCTCTGTTTAAGGTTATGGGGACTAAGTATATTAAGTTTTTGAACCTGTTGGTTCTAAAGTTAAACCTTGAGTTTAAGTTTGACAACCGTCTCCACGTGAGGCGTGTGTGGGAACATGTCAAGCCCAACGGCACTCTCTACCGCGTATCTATCGGATAGGGCATCAAGATTGCTCCTAAGGGTCTTTGGATTGCAGGAGACGTAGACGATGCTTTGAGGTTTGTCTTTTAAGATTTTCTTTATCAGTTTGGGGTGCAGCCCTGCCCTTGGCGGATCAACGATTATCGTCCCGTATTCCGAAAGGTTTTCGACGTCCTTGTCCTGCCCGACCAAGAAGGTCGCCTCAACACCGTTCAGTTCAGCGTTTCTGTTCGCCATCTCCACCGCGAAGGGGTTAACCTCGATTCCCTCCACGTCGAAACCCCTCTTGGCCAGGTATACCCCAAAGGTCCCAACACCGGAGTACAGGTCGAGGACCCTCCCGCCATCGACCAGCCCCGCCACCGTCTCAACCAGCGCTACGGCCTGGTAGCTGTTCGTCTGGAAGAAGCTGTTGGGATGTATCAGGTAGGTCACGTCGTCGAGCCTCTCCCTTATGAACTCACTCCCCCAGAAGCGCGCTATCTCGCCGTGGGAGACGTCGCTGGGGGTTCTGTTGATGCTCCAGTACACAGAGGTCGCGTAGTCGAAGTATTCCGGAAACTCGCCCGGAAGCTCACCCTCCGAGGTGACGAGGTTCACCATCAGCTCGCCCGTGAACTTGCCCTTGCGGATGACGATGTAGCGCAGAAAACCTTCGTTCTTTCTTATCTCGTACAGACTCGGGGCGTGGTCTTCTATGAACTCCCTAAGGGAGCGGAGGACCTTCCCGCTGGACTGGCCGAAGACTGGGCACCACTCGATGTCAACCGCGTCCCACCATGTGCCGCGCCTTCTGAAGCCGATTCCTGCCGTCGAAATGACAACATCGATGCGATTTCTGTGACCGTATATCTTAGGAGACGGAACAACCTCGACGTCAAAGCCCAAAATCTTGGATAATTTGTCGGATTTAAACCTAACCTGCTCCGCATAGGGGAGGTGCTGAAGAAGGCAGCCACCGCACGTTCCGAAGTAGGGGCATCCAGGCTCGGTCCGGTTTGGAGAGGACTCCACCACGTCAAAATCAGTGGCTATAAGCGTTCTCTTTTTCCTCCGCCATCTCCTAACTTCCACAACGTCACCCGGCGCGGTGAACGGAACGTGAATCTCTTTTCTCCCCATCCTCACAACGCCTAGACCTTCCAGGTCAAGTCTTTCGACGATTCCCCGCATGGTTTTTCATCCAGCGGGCACCTTATAAATCTGCCTTCGTACATGTGCCGAACTCCATCCCAGAAGGTTTATTTAGTAGAAGGAAGTAATTAAATATCGGTGCCCTTGATGTTCGGCAGTCGTAAGGATGTTGTTTACAAAATCCTGGCTACCAAAAAGAGGGCCGTGGCGCTTCAGACGCTGAGCGCCGAGCTTGAAACCCCGATGCCCGCGGTTCTCAAAACAGTCAAGCAGCTTGAATCCGACGGCCTGGTGGAGGTCTTCTACGGCCAGAAGAAGGCTTCAATAATGGTCAGGGCAAAGACCATGGAGGATTACATCTGACTCCCTATCAATAATTTTTGAGTAAGAATAACAAGGACGAACGGAGGGCTAGAGGGTGGTGTCAGTCGTTATAACAGGAAGGGGCGGTGCCGGGAAGACCACCATGACCGCAAATCTAAGCACATATTTCTCAAAGAGGGGCTATCGGACGCTCGTCATAGACGGTGACCTCTACCTTCCAAAGCTCGCCTTTCATTTTGGCATATACAACCCGGTCTACAACATCCACACCCTCCTGAAGAATCCGGAGATGCGGGTTCTCAACGCTGTGTACCACGATGTGAACACGGGCGTGGATGTCCTCCCGGGAAGTTCAAGGCTGTACGATGTGCTCGACCTCGACAACAAGCGCCTTAGAAACATCGTGAGGGAAATCTCGGCCAGATACAAAATAACGATAATAGACTCTCCAGTCGGGATACCCTTCGACACAATATCGACCTTCAGGCTCGCCCAGTACCAGCTCATCATACTGGAGATAGAGCGCTGTCCGATACACTCGGTGCACAGGATGGTGGAGAACGAGGTCATCAAACTGAAGGCCCTGG is part of the Thermococcus sp. 21S7 genome and encodes:
- a CDS encoding DUF2079 domain-containing protein, whose product is METRKLKIRLSTYDITAACITLAYITLLVKLSFEKFSGFRYSSLDLGIFTQSMSGFLHGRPLFNTVEWQFHGAPNHFGVHFQPIMFLLVPMFYLFPSPKTLLAVQSLALGASVFLAYHLARKLTDEKTAIVLTVLYALNSSLIGINLFEFHPVALAVPLFILATIFLVEDRKGAFALTAIFILSAKEDAFIGVASLSLWWAFREGLSLKNARRNRSLLVMAAVSVLYGLIVIFFVIPHFGNDYLYGGLYSHPSIGSRKILYFLLFNLTFGLLPLLLPRNALLLTLPWLESLLASRPSQTAFGFHYPYMLVPLSFTAAVSALRELELRRILSVLVVVGLMASMATMPVAEKPPRTQNPLIHYSVLEPIPGAEPARPVIQMLMGSNLSVYTQPNFYPALALKENVYVYPNGIRPDAVLVDVRTYQGRLYLGRVMRTVREKYRLVYSREGVRLYVREGLNVSVSGRVPPEP
- a CDS encoding ABC transporter permease, whose translation is MRAQIRWELGDPYNLIVFIFGFIMLGITFFSSLTGNDVVFMVTGPDGIIVSESAKTLGLTLPRLGTEEYTIFALTGALLVSLMVRYDRDTRVAKSVYSLPVRNHSVVLSKALSAMVLLLLASILPAFLAFIYIHGDVPDLIGRALFDEGFLAGYLLYWAMMVLYVVSLSALVAMLSPNTFASLLGSITLLYVPLVLKLRSLPPAVIDDAFFKAYTTQFYPSDRIAAFLDGSFHMGLLLPAVMLGVALILSEWRDVS
- a CDS encoding PEGA domain-containing protein, with the protein product MRWKAIFLAFLVAGLLVPPAYSAEESAMERPGYLFVEAPSGLVADIVGVGSYATPVGLVLKPGNYTIRIIGNVTVVAQVSVMTETATIIRVNPSEIAEAVSGEGIVSIRAIFNESANYSQEKLNPPFNPFAFPGGCGSNSGYLNVSNPYPMGLAVRGRDEVYITLNGTFMHIGNDDGKPCIFYVEVYPGGSERQESVKNATYLVSWARLEITSVPEGLTFYINGGHNRYVFYTPMGLYVPALPHDVYNATAIGYYGTIRIPVIHRLDTHTVGVAENHYLIESVVKVAPNETYHINVDMEKAKSALTVERKAVRAVPLEVNSEPGNASIVVTDGVLRAFAVTPVTLFLPSGNYTVIASRGNLSAKESVVLTEGASVFLKLSPANATLNVVTYPNNASVLLNGKEVEAKNLTLSPGRYNITVKAPGYLTKSLEVILTPNESKTVEISLEKKSAGQDPEIVISPPSSGADDIQSGEKAKADENGVPGKTQTLPISPTNDVPGQAGRDNGSLWVKMGILAGVVAAVYLALRLRR
- a CDS encoding class I SAM-dependent methyltransferase produces the protein MERGVTAMSFRKKYAKLGERYERIDGPLERFFDPLRRKAARYVTGRVLEIGVGTGFMLPYYPKDIELHAIDAVPEMVKVAERRARKLGLNARFYVMDAENLEFPDGSFDTVVSTFVFCTVPIPERAMEEIRRVLKPGGRAIFLEHTRSDCRLLNWLFLRPLDVLLGLLLEDNTLRETHELVRRHLEVDHEESHYRGIVRFIVARKPGT
- a CDS encoding DUF835 domain-containing protein is translated as MSVVVDWGYFVRDLLVLVFSVAIIAVLLEMGAKIRRNLGFSGFIRAFNVLIAAFFLVGVAQIIGVLLRTVVLNNDPTYLAVRSVLLLIGALLLFLSSVMIYLPFARGRYMIVPIAVEPVDSLNYGGYWGSQEKCESTFVNLVRRYRLPGLAVSRDPPEVFRKKLGLKIIPVIWVSKVPHGEAVTPTRLSYLLDKLRRFLESADMDKVIFIDCVEYLILENGEEAVLKFLTTLKDISVLNRGIIIVTLDREALSGRIFNILSSELLPVENLEEQLKHDKK
- the lrpA gene encoding HTH-type transcriptional regulator LrpA, translated to MLDERDRIIIEMLTKDARTPFTEIAKVLGISETAVRKRVKALEEAGVIRQYTVVVDPSKLGYNLVSLTGVDTLPEKIFDVASKLKEFDFVRSVYLTSGDHMIMTEVWAKDGEDLSDIISNKIGKIEGVTKVCPAIILEKLK
- the rlmD gene encoding 23S rRNA (uracil(1939)-C(5))-methyltransferase RlmD — encoded protein: MRGIVERLDLEGLGVVRMGRKEIHVPFTAPGDVVEVRRWRRKKRTLIATDFDVVESSPNRTEPGCPYFGTCGGCLLQHLPYAEQVRFKSDKLSKILGFDVEVVPSPKIYGHRNRIDVVISTAGIGFRRRGTWWDAVDIEWCPVFGQSSGKVLRSLREFIEDHAPSLYEIRKNEGFLRYIVIRKGKFTGELMVNLVTSEGELPGEFPEYFDYATSVYWSINRTPSDVSHGEIARFWGSEFIRERLDDVTYLIHPNSFFQTNSYQAVALVETVAGLVDGGRVLDLYSGVGTFGVYLAKRGFDVEGIEVNPFAVEMANRNAELNGVEATFLVGQDKDVENLSEYGTIIVDPPRAGLHPKLIKKILKDKPQSIVYVSCNPKTLRSNLDALSDRYAVESAVGLDMFPHTPHVETVVKLKLKV
- a CDS encoding helix-turn-helix transcriptional regulator; the encoded protein is MFGSRKDVVYKILATKKRAVALQTLSAELETPMPAVLKTVKQLESDGLVEVFYGQKKASIMVRAKTMEDYI
- a CDS encoding MinD/ParA family protein, producing MVSVVITGRGGAGKTTMTANLSTYFSKRGYRTLVIDGDLYLPKLAFHFGIYNPVYNIHTLLKNPEMRVLNAVYHDVNTGVDVLPGSSRLYDVLDLDNKRLRNIVREISARYKITIIDSPVGIPFDTISTFRLAQYQLIILEIERCPIHSVHRMVENEVIKLKALGEAYGLKVGVIINKVRESSANIDDVVDFLEYSVDVPVVGIIPYDYKVPEATNMGRPVLDYAPHAPASKAIREAGSVLDEWIFGRKKKEGILHRFYEAIISFIHSGRAPAGKKL